The window TCAAAGCTACAAGATTGTTGACTGTTTATATTCATTTCTAAACAATGAAAACTTCAGGCTGCCCAATCCGTCGGCTGAGGAAATTAGGGATAAACCAAAAACAAGTTGAAAGTAATGCAGGCTCCGATTAAGGTGAAAGAAAGAGTTGATGACTAGGTAAGCACAACGCCCTATGATATCCGAAAAAAGTCGGAGGCAAATCTCTCCGAGGCATCTGAAACTTCagcgaaacaaacaaacaagaacGACAACGGGACAAGTGTAATGCAATAAAAGTTGATCTTCAAGAATCTGAAAAACACAATGAAAAACTTGATAGAAGGAGATTTTTCATGGCAATTGATCATTTTTGGAAAGATATAAATCTCTTGGCGAATGTTATGAATCTTTAAGGGGTGTGATCAGGGCGAATGACAATCTTACACAACTATGGTCATTGGCATCCTATTCCAGGTTATTGATATGGCAACACCAAACAGCATTTCAACATTGAACCAGCTTGAGTTCGGCTCAAATTCACAATATTTTTCAGGGTAACACAGGCATACTTAATCTTTTCGGGGAAGAACAGAAGACAAACTAGGCAAGCACTCAGATTGACCTTCTCAGTATTCACCACTAAAAAGTTGACTCTTGCTTCTTGCATGACTTTTACTAATTCTACCAGTAGTTTTCGTATACAATAATGTAAGCCAGAGGTGACACAAGCACACTTACATGCAAAGAAACACAGAAGACAAGAAGTAAACACTAATATTATGATCATCCCTACCTGACGAGCAACCTGTGCTAGTCGTCGACTTTCCCGGGATGATTCAATCAACAAGCTCGATTTCTGTGGCTCTATAGAACCATTTTGTTCCTCGCCTGTGTTCCTTTCCAAAGTGCCATTGTCAAGAAGAGACTTGCTTTCAGGGTTGCTCAACGTGTCCTTCTTGCGCTTTCTGCAGAAAGTATATTTGAGAAACTTATTGTTTTCAGGTTGACTAGCGGTGCCATCATCTAAATCGGATACTTTCGTATCTGACTTATCTAATGGATAATCTTTTTCAACATCTGCTTTGCATGCCAGAACCTTCAAGCTCTCAGCAGATATACACTCCTGTCCGGTCAATCTGGATTCTTCAATAAACGTCTTGTCATTACTCGTTGCCTTCTGAACACTATCATTTTCAGTAACATTACCACATTCCGACTGTGTACTCGTTTCAGTTTTATCCGGGAGTATTTTTGAGGTTGAAATGGATGATGTGACTTTTTGATTTTCATCTTCGGACTTCTTGGAAGCATTATCTGCGAGAACACTGTTATTGAGGGAAGAAGCAGAAGTTCTAGGGCATGATAAATTAGATACTTGGCGCATTTCCATCAACTGATGAGGATCAAGATACCTGCATGAGGGAGCTTCACTTCTCCTAAATCTagctgctctctttctcttcttctgaaAGGACATAAAGGCAGGTGCTTGAATATGGCTACCATCTGCCTGCATCACTTTCAGCTCTTCCGGGTTCTCCTCTACCCCATTCGTATTATCACCGTTTATTTTAGGGGTTTTACACAGTTGTTCATCATCTCCTCTGATGAGTGTTACATTCTTCCCATTATCAACAAGTCCAGAAAGAGACAATTTTTCATCCAACAGGTTTCTTTCAAATGCACGAATTCTCTGAGTGCATCCATTTCTGTATAACTCAGGATCTTTACTTCTCATTACTAACGAGGCGAAATCAGGATTTTGAACATAGTAATTATCCTTAAGAGAATCATTTCCACTGTAACACCCTTTCCTCTCATATGTCCCATTTGAAATTGGATTCGTTTCATGAGCCGCAACTGCATCTAGCTGCAAATTCAACTGCGATGTTATTGACACTTGAGGAGCAGTATCACCCTCTAAATTTTGCCCATCCAGCTGTCTTGGATTGCTTCTCGCCTTCTCCAGTTGAGCTTGCACTTCACTCAACTCTTCCCTAAGCTCCTTCACTATATCCTCAGCTTCCTGCAGCTGCGCTTCGAGTTCGTCAATCTTTTCTTGTTGACTCAAGGACATCATCTTTGCCTCGCCAGCCTGAACACACGGCGAAATCAATCAAACCCTCGATTCATTTCATCAGTAAATTAACAACAAGCATGTCTTTTTCTCCAAGAAATCCCCTTTCAAATGAAAGCAAATATATCCTTAACCAAACAACTGATCatattttgttgttgacaaaaaCACAACcttaaccaaacaaaaattacagTAACTTACTTCACAAAAACACAACTTTGACCAATCCAAACTGCAAAAACCACGTTACTCAAGCCACAGAAAATCAAGGACAGTCAAACCCAACATCCAAACAGACAAGCGCAATCCCATATTTCCCATTTGAGACAAAAACATGTTACCTTCGAATCCAACATTTGTTTGAGCCTAAGAAGCATCCGAAAGGCCTCGTCTTTCGCCGAAAAGAGCTCCCTCTGGAACCGCAGGGCTTTCCTCTCCGACACCACAATTCGAGCCGCCGCCTCTTTCGCCGTGTTGAGGATTATCTCGGCGTACGCCTTCTTCAACGCCGTCAATTTCTGATAAAAATCCCAAAAACCAccaaacaaaaatcaaacaaaatccGACAGCAAACCAAACACATACAAGATCATAGaaccccccccaaaaaaaaaagtagttagTTGGTGGGAGAGTTCAGAGTCGAAATTACAACCTCGGACTCGTCCATTTCCGCCAATGCATTCAATCCCGACGCCGTCACAGGTTTGAAACGAAGTCGTTTTTTGGGTCTgagtaaaaagaaaaagaaggagaggaacaagaagaagaagacgcgGAGGTTTTTCAGTTTGCCCCCTCACTTCGCAGCAGCTGTCTGTTAGGAACTGAATGTTTTTATCATATTACCGATTTACCCTTGTTGCCCATCTTGAATTGCAATGTTTGCCACGTCCCCTGACGAGCCGCAGTCCCCGGTgcggtttttttgttttttagcgTTTTCAGTTACTCTTTTGAGGTTTGTGGGTCCCACTTTTGGTGACGTGGACGTCTATTAGGCTAGAACGTGGTGAGCAAACACGTGGCTCGATGACATGCGTTTGGGCTTGAGAACTCTACTACCAAATCCCACCAATCAATTATTCCAgattcttaaaatttgatcaaacgattaaaattattataacttttaaatatgcattttatttgtagtcatttgatcaaatttcaatatcctgaattaattaatttgtgggatttggtgGATCCGAAGATGACCTCTTCCCTTTGGGCTTGTTGTGGGAAGGAGGGATCCGCTTCGGATCATTTCCTTATAATC is drawn from Malus domestica chromosome 14, GDT2T_hap1 and contains these coding sequences:
- the LOC108175211 gene encoding uncharacterized protein, whose translation is MDESEKLTALKKAYAEIILNTAKEAAARIVVSERKALRFQRELFSAKDEAFRMLLRLKQMLDSKAGEAKMMSLSQQEKIDELEAQLQEAEDIVKELREELSEVQAQLEKARSNPRQLDGQNLEGDTAPQVSITSQLNLQLDAVAAHETNPISNGTYERKGCYSGNDSLKDNYYVQNPDFASLVMRSKDPELYRNGCTQRIRAFERNLLDEKLSLSGLVDNGKNVTLIRGDDEQLCKTPKINGDNTNGVEENPEELKVMQADGSHIQAPAFMSFQKKRKRAARFRRSEAPSCRYLDPHQLMEMRQVSNLSCPRTSASSLNNSVLADNASKKSEDENQKVTSSISTSKILPDKTETSTQSECGNVTENDSVQKATSNDKTFIEESRLTGQECISAESLKVLACKADVEKDYPLDKSDTKVSDLDDGTASQPENNKFLKYTFCRKRKKDTLSNPESKSLLDNGTLERNTGEEQNGSIEPQKSSLLIESSRESRRLAQVARQLISLSEKKWR